In Yoonia sp. R2331, the following proteins share a genomic window:
- the pufA gene encoding light-harvesting antenna LH1, alpha subunit, with product MAQFYKIWLIFDPRRVFVAQGVFLFLLAAMIHLVLLSNEGTNWFQLAFGAQ from the coding sequence ATGGCACAGTTCTACAAGATCTGGCTGATCTTCGACCCGCGCCGCGTTTTCGTGGCACAGGGCGTGTTCCTTTTCCTGCTGGCAGCGATGATTCACCTCGTCCTGCTTAGCAACGAGGGCACCAACTGGTTCCAGCTGGCCTTTGGCGCGCAATAG
- the pufL gene encoding photosynthetic reaction center subunit L: protein MAQLSFERKYRVRGGTLIGGDMFDFWVGPFYVGFFGVTTFFFAVLGTILIFYGASQGPTWNPWLISIDPPALEYGLGAAPLLEGGLWQIITICAIGAFVSWALREVEICRKLGIGYHVPFAFSVAILAYVTLVVIRPVLMGAWGHAFPYGIFSHLDWVNNVGYAYGNFHYNPAHMVAITFFFTTCLALALHGSLVLSAVNPGKGQEIKSPDHEDTYFRDLIGYSIGPLGIHRLGLFLALNAGLWSAICIVISGTIWFDEWIIWWDWYYELPWWVDL from the coding sequence ATGGCACAGCTCAGCTTCGAAAGAAAATACCGGGTCCGTGGTGGGACGCTGATCGGCGGCGACATGTTCGACTTTTGGGTGGGGCCCTTTTATGTGGGCTTCTTCGGGGTCACGACATTCTTTTTTGCCGTGCTTGGCACCATCCTGATCTTTTACGGCGCCTCGCAGGGGCCAACATGGAACCCCTGGCTGATCTCGATTGATCCGCCGGCGCTGGAATACGGGTTGGGTGCGGCACCGCTGCTGGAAGGCGGGTTATGGCAGATCATCACGATCTGCGCGATTGGCGCCTTTGTCAGTTGGGCGCTGCGCGAGGTCGAGATTTGCCGCAAGCTGGGCATCGGTTATCACGTGCCGTTTGCATTTTCCGTGGCGATCCTGGCCTATGTCACCCTTGTGGTGATCCGGCCGGTGTTGATGGGGGCCTGGGGGCACGCATTCCCCTATGGCATCTTCAGCCACCTCGATTGGGTGAATAACGTGGGCTATGCTTATGGCAACTTCCACTACAACCCCGCGCATATGGTCGCGATCACCTTCTTTTTCACCACCTGTCTGGCGCTGGCGCTGCACGGGTCACTGGTGCTGTCGGCGGTCAACCCCGGCAAGGGGCAGGAGATCAAATCGCCCGACCACGAAGACACCTATTTCCGCGATCTGATCGGCTACTCCATCGGGCCACTTGGCATCCACCGTCTGGGCCTGTTCCTGGCGCTGAATGCGGGCCTTTGGTCAGCGATCTGCATCGTCATTTCGGGCACCATCTGGTTCGACGAATGGATCATCTGGTGGGATTGGTATTACGAGCTGCCCTGGTGGGTGGACCTGTAA
- the pufM gene encoding photosynthetic reaction center subunit M, translated as MAEYQNIFTQVQVQGPAEMGVDAQDGSAIERGTTTGFSKLAGLFGNAQLGPVYLGSFGLISLATGLVWFLMVGLAFWAQADYSPAIFLRDLFWLSLDPPSPGYGLSMPPMDDGGYFMIASFFLLISVMTWWVRTYLRAEALGMGKHVAWAFASAIWLFLVLGLFRPILMGDWSEMVPYGVFSHLDWTNLFSITHGNLFYNPFHALSIAFLYGSALLFAMHGATILAVSRFGGEREIEQIVDRGTATERAALFWRWTMGFNATMEGIHRWAWWFAVLTTLTGGIGILLTGTVVDNWYVWAQDHGYAPLDR; from the coding sequence ATGGCTGAATATCAGAATATTTTCACCCAGGTTCAGGTCCAGGGACCCGCCGAAATGGGTGTGGATGCACAGGATGGCAGCGCCATCGAACGCGGCACGACAACCGGGTTTTCCAAGCTGGCGGGCCTCTTTGGCAACGCACAACTTGGCCCGGTCTATCTGGGGTCCTTCGGGCTGATCTCGCTTGCGACGGGGCTGGTCTGGTTCCTGATGGTGGGCCTCGCCTTCTGGGCGCAGGCTGACTATAGCCCCGCAATTTTCCTGCGGGATCTGTTCTGGCTCTCGCTTGATCCGCCCTCACCGGGCTATGGCCTGTCGATGCCACCCATGGATGACGGCGGCTACTTCATGATCGCCAGCTTCTTTCTGCTGATCTCGGTCATGACGTGGTGGGTCCGCACCTACCTGCGGGCTGAAGCACTCGGCATGGGCAAACACGTCGCCTGGGCCTTTGCCTCTGCCATCTGGCTGTTTCTGGTGCTGGGCCTCTTCCGCCCGATCCTGATGGGCGACTGGTCGGAAATGGTCCCCTATGGCGTGTTCAGCCACCTCGACTGGACCAACCTCTTTTCGATCACCCACGGCAACCTGTTCTACAACCCCTTCCACGCGCTCAGCATTGCGTTCCTCTATGGCTCTGCCCTGCTGTTTGCGATGCACGGGGCCACGATCCTCGCGGTCAGCCGCTTCGGCGGCGAGCGCGAGATCGAACAGATCGTCGACCGGGGCACCGCCACCGAACGGGCCGCCCTGTTCTGGCGCTGGACCATGGGCTTCAACGCCACAATGGAAGGCATCCACCGTTGGGCGTGGTGGTTTGCGGTGCTGACAACGCTGACCGGCGGCATCGGCATCCTGCTCACCGGCACGGTGGTCGATAACTGGTACGTCTGGGCCCAAGACCACGGCTATGCGCCGCTAGACCGTTGA
- the pufX gene encoding RC-LH1 core complex protein PufX: MSDEKMNILGRAERSRLSADITYLMLKGAGYAAIFCLALWLVIAVIAGIGRALPPESRDASDPTPWSALTVPVTVITV; this comes from the coding sequence ATGAGCGACGAAAAGATGAACATCCTCGGCCGGGCAGAACGGTCCCGGCTGTCAGCCGACATCACCTATCTGATGCTCAAGGGGGCGGGATATGCCGCCATCTTCTGCTTGGCCCTGTGGCTGGTGATTGCGGTGATCGCAGGCATCGGACGGGCGCTACCCCCTGAAAGCCGCGATGCATCTGACCCCACACCGTGGTCCGCCCTGACCGTCCCGGTCACGGTCATCACGGTCTGA
- the dxs gene encoding 1-deoxy-D-xylulose-5-phosphate synthase: protein MIPTPTLDRVNYPADLRAMTDTDLATLSDELRAEVIDAVSVTGGHLGSSLGVVELAVAIHAVFDTPRDKLVWDVGHQCYPHKVLTGRRDRMRTLRKEGGLSGFTKRAESVYDPFGAAHSSTSISAALGFTLGRDEGMDTGDAIAVIGDGSISAGMAYEALNNAGAEGRRMFVILNDNEMSIAPPVGAMSKYLSSLYASPLGEMHKMAAGFEAALPGPLRDHARRARQLVTGAAPGNSGTLFEELGFSYVGPIDGHDMSQLLPVLRAARTRATGPVLIHVCTTKGKGFAPAENAADCGHGVGKFDPNTGEQPKKRPNAPSYTSVFGHALTEEAEHDPRIVAVTAAMPSGTGVDIMAKRFASRVHDVGIAEQHGVTFAAGMAASGLKPFCAIYSTFLQRGYDQIVHDVALQNLPVRFAIDRAGLVGADGPTHAGAFDIGYLSALPNMVVMAASDEAELMHMVRTAAAYDDGPIAFRYPRGEGEGVTMPDRGALIEIGKGRIVQEGSDIALLSFGAHLGECRKAADLLEMQGIDVTIADARFAKPLDRDLIRQLVRNHRAVVTIEQGARGGFGAMVLHDLANYGLLDGRCQIRTVTLPDRFIDQAAPDAMYADAGMTATDIAATAMQAAGVDMTRVTSKA from the coding sequence ATGATCCCGACCCCAACACTTGACCGCGTCAACTATCCTGCAGACTTGCGCGCCATGACAGACACCGATCTGGCAACCCTGTCGGACGAATTACGCGCCGAGGTGATCGACGCGGTGTCAGTGACCGGCGGCCACCTTGGGTCGTCCTTGGGCGTGGTCGAACTGGCCGTGGCAATCCACGCCGTTTTTGACACCCCGCGCGACAAACTGGTCTGGGACGTGGGCCACCAGTGCTATCCGCACAAGGTGCTGACCGGCCGTCGCGACCGGATGCGGACCCTGCGGAAAGAGGGCGGGCTGTCCGGCTTCACCAAGCGCGCCGAAAGCGTCTATGACCCCTTTGGCGCGGCGCATTCTTCCACCTCGATTTCTGCAGCACTTGGCTTCACCCTTGGCCGCGACGAAGGCATGGACACAGGCGATGCGATTGCGGTGATCGGTGATGGGTCGATCAGCGCGGGCATGGCCTATGAGGCGCTCAACAACGCAGGTGCCGAAGGCCGGCGAATGTTCGTGATCCTCAACGACAATGAGATGTCGATCGCCCCGCCCGTGGGCGCGATGTCGAAATACCTTTCCAGCCTCTATGCCTCGCCCTTGGGAGAGATGCACAAGATGGCGGCGGGGTTCGAGGCCGCCTTGCCCGGCCCATTGCGTGACCACGCCCGCCGCGCGCGGCAGTTGGTGACCGGGGCAGCACCGGGCAATTCCGGCACATTGTTTGAAGAGCTTGGCTTTTCCTACGTCGGCCCCATCGACGGGCACGACATGTCGCAGCTTTTGCCGGTCCTGCGCGCCGCCCGTACCCGCGCCACCGGCCCTGTGCTGATCCATGTCTGCACCACCAAGGGCAAAGGCTTTGCACCTGCTGAAAACGCGGCAGATTGCGGTCACGGTGTCGGGAAATTCGACCCTAACACCGGTGAACAGCCCAAAAAGCGACCGAATGCGCCCAGCTACACTTCTGTCTTCGGTCACGCCCTTACGGAAGAGGCTGAACATGACCCCCGGATCGTCGCCGTCACCGCCGCGATGCCCTCTGGCACCGGTGTCGACATCATGGCCAAGCGTTTCGCGTCCCGTGTGCATGACGTGGGCATTGCCGAACAGCACGGCGTGACCTTTGCCGCCGGCATGGCCGCGTCGGGGCTGAAACCTTTCTGCGCGATCTACTCGACCTTCCTGCAACGCGGTTACGACCAGATCGTGCATGACGTGGCTTTGCAAAACTTGCCCGTCCGCTTTGCCATCGACCGCGCGGGTCTTGTCGGTGCCGATGGCCCGACCCATGCCGGCGCCTTTGACATCGGCTACCTTTCGGCGCTGCCCAACATGGTGGTTATGGCCGCCAGTGACGAGGCAGAGCTGATGCACATGGTCCGCACCGCCGCCGCCTATGACGATGGCCCCATCGCGTTCCGCTACCCCCGCGGCGAGGGCGAAGGCGTGACCATGCCCGACCGCGGCGCGCTGATCGAGATTGGCAAGGGCCGGATCGTGCAAGAAGGATCAGACATCGCACTTTTGTCCTTTGGCGCGCATCTGGGCGAATGCCGCAAGGCCGCTGATCTGTTGGAAATGCAAGGCATCGACGTCACTATTGCCGACGCCCGCTTTGCCAAGCCGCTCGACCGGGATCTGATCCGGCAGTTGGTGCGCAATCACCGCGCGGTGGTGACGATCGAACAAGGCGCGCGCGGCGGCTTTGGCGCGATGGTGCTGCATGATCTGGCCAACTATGGCCTTCTGGATGGCCGCTGCCAGATCCGCACAGTCACACTGCCCGACCGTTTCATAGATCAGGCCGCACCGGATGCGATGTACGCCGACGCAGGCATGACCGCGACCGACATCGCCGCCACCGCGATGCAGGCCGCCGGTGTCGACATGACCCGCGTCACCTCCAAGGCTTAG
- the idi gene encoding isopentenyl-diphosphate Delta-isomerase: MTIMIPAWVNGTLQPVEKLEAHQKGLRHLAVSVFVMSRGKVLIQQRAMGKYHTPGLWANTCCTHPAWNEDPAKCAVRRLDEELGIKGLHPAYREKVEYRADVGNGLTEHEVVEIFVAEAPDDLTLGLNPEEVMAVRWVNYYDLSADVARHPENYTPWLQIYLAKHTDAILGEMARTG; this comes from the coding sequence ATGACGATCATGATCCCGGCCTGGGTCAATGGCACACTGCAACCTGTTGAAAAGCTGGAAGCGCATCAAAAAGGGCTGCGGCATCTGGCAGTCAGCGTCTTTGTGATGAGCCGTGGAAAGGTCCTGATCCAGCAGCGTGCGATGGGCAAATACCACACCCCCGGCCTGTGGGCGAACACCTGCTGCACCCACCCCGCCTGGAACGAAGACCCGGCCAAATGCGCCGTACGGCGGCTGGATGAAGAGTTGGGAATCAAGGGGTTACATCCCGCCTACCGCGAAAAGGTGGAGTATCGTGCGGATGTGGGAAATGGCCTGACAGAACACGAAGTGGTCGAGATTTTCGTGGCTGAAGCTCCCGATGATCTGACGCTGGGCTTGAACCCAGAAGAGGTGATGGCGGTGCGTTGGGTGAACTATTATGACCTGTCCGCTGACGTGGCGCGACACCCTGAAAATTATACCCCCTGGCTGCAGATTTATCTGGCCAAACACACCGATGCGATCCTGGGCGAGATGGCCCGCACCGGCTGA
- a CDS encoding geranylgeranyl diphosphate reductase — MIYDVVVVGGGPAGATAAEDLVRSGHTVAMLDRDGRIKPCGGAIPPRLIADFFIPDEQLVAKVNTARMISPTQRHVDIPIENGFVGMVDREHFDPFLRQRAVDAGAHRYTGTFTKIERDAQGTHVVFRDKISGNPQRLTAKLVIGADGARSNVAKSEVPGGDKIPYVIAYHEIIEAPAKTEAYDPKRCDVIYDGQISPDFYGWIFPHGGQASIGMGSMVKSVDVKEATASLRATAGLSECKTIRREGAPIPLKPLDKWDNGKDVVLAGDAAGVVAPSSGEGIYYAMVGGRAAATAAAACLASGRAKDLQLARKLFMREHKQVFRVLGAMQNAYYKSDERRERFVSLCHDIDVQRLTFEAYMNKKLVNSRPLAHLKIGIKNLAHLTGLVSVLRT, encoded by the coding sequence ATGATCTATGATGTTGTAGTCGTAGGCGGTGGCCCCGCAGGTGCCACCGCGGCAGAGGACCTCGTCCGCTCCGGCCATACCGTCGCGATGCTGGACCGTGACGGGCGGATCAAGCCCTGTGGCGGCGCAATCCCGCCGCGTCTGATTGCAGACTTTTTCATCCCCGATGAACAGCTTGTTGCCAAGGTGAACACCGCGCGGATGATCTCGCCCACGCAGCGCCACGTCGATATCCCGATCGAAAACGGTTTTGTCGGTATGGTGGACCGCGAACATTTTGATCCATTCCTGCGCCAACGCGCGGTGGATGCAGGCGCACATCGTTACACCGGCACCTTTACAAAGATTGAACGCGACGCGCAGGGCACGCATGTGGTGTTCCGCGACAAGATCAGCGGCAACCCGCAGCGCCTGACCGCCAAGTTGGTGATCGGGGCCGATGGTGCCCGGTCAAACGTCGCCAAGTCAGAAGTGCCGGGGGGCGACAAAATCCCTTACGTCATTGCTTATCATGAGATTATCGAGGCACCGGCCAAGACCGAAGCCTACGACCCCAAACGCTGCGACGTGATCTATGATGGTCAGATCAGCCCGGATTTCTATGGCTGGATTTTCCCGCACGGCGGGCAGGCCAGTATCGGTATGGGGTCAATGGTCAAAAGCGTCGATGTGAAAGAGGCAACAGCCAGCCTGCGGGCCACCGCAGGCCTGTCTGAATGCAAGACGATCCGCCGCGAAGGCGCGCCTATCCCGCTGAAACCTTTGGACAAATGGGACAATGGTAAGGACGTGGTCCTGGCCGGCGATGCCGCCGGAGTGGTCGCGCCATCATCAGGCGAAGGCATTTATTACGCGATGGTTGGTGGCCGTGCTGCGGCAACCGCAGCGGCGGCCTGTCTTGCCTCTGGCAGGGCGAAAGATTTGCAATTGGCGCGCAAATTGTTCATGCGCGAGCACAAGCAGGTTTTCCGGGTTCTTGGTGCGATGCAAAACGCCTATTACAAGTCAGATGAACGGCGCGAAAGGTTTGTTTCGCTTTGCCACGACATCGACGTGCAGCGCCTGACGTTCGAGGCTTACATGAACAAAAAGCTTGTGAACTCAAGGCCTTTGGCGCACCTGAAAATCGGGATCAAGAACCTGGCCCATCTGACGGGCCTTGTGTCGGTGCTGCGGACATGA
- a CDS encoding BCD family MFS transporter → MTLSWLQIVRLGFVQMALGAIVVLTTSTLNRLMVVELALPAVLPGALVALHYGIQMTRPHWGFASDAGGKRTRWIIGGMIVLAAGALLAAFGVLLLDGSFALGMTISVVAYALIGLGVGASGTSLLALLATTTAPHRRAAAATITWLMMIFGIAMTAGVVGAMLDPYTPALLIRIVAIVVSAATLLTCLSVWRIERGLIAVTAPDPTPFREGLAEVWSERRARNFTLFVFLSMTAYFMQELILEPYAGLVFAFTPGESTSLSGAQNGGVFIGMLTVGIAATGFKIGALRNWVMAGCMGSAAALAVITLLGPLGPGAPLIPAVVGLGFFNGMFAVAAIGSMMALAGQGRERREGTRMGLWGAAQAIAAGFGGLVGAAMVDLMRLSFSDTQAFGTVFIFEAFLFIAATLMAAKIMDRRIVPVHMVPGE, encoded by the coding sequence ATGACGCTATCCTGGCTTCAGATCGTTCGGCTTGGTTTCGTGCAAATGGCGCTTGGGGCCATCGTCGTCCTGACCACCTCGACCCTGAACCGTTTGATGGTGGTCGAGCTTGCCTTGCCCGCTGTTCTACCCGGTGCTTTGGTGGCCCTGCACTACGGCATTCAAATGACCCGGCCGCATTGGGGCTTTGCCTCTGACGCGGGCGGAAAGCGCACCCGTTGGATCATCGGCGGCATGATCGTTCTGGCCGCCGGTGCGCTCTTGGCCGCATTTGGCGTGCTTCTTCTGGACGGCTCTTTCGCACTCGGCATGACTATCTCTGTTGTCGCCTATGCGTTGATCGGCCTCGGTGTCGGGGCATCTGGCACGTCCCTTTTGGCACTGCTGGCCACCACCACAGCGCCGCATCGCCGGGCCGCAGCCGCCACGATTACCTGGCTGATGATGATCTTTGGCATTGCCATGACCGCAGGCGTCGTGGGCGCGATGCTTGACCCCTATACCCCGGCCTTGCTGATCCGCATCGTCGCAATTGTGGTCAGTGCAGCAACCCTGCTGACTTGCCTTTCTGTGTGGCGGATCGAACGTGGGCTGATCGCGGTCACCGCACCCGACCCCACACCCTTTCGCGAAGGCCTGGCAGAGGTTTGGTCCGAACGCCGCGCCCGCAATTTCACCCTGTTCGTCTTCCTGTCGATGACCGCTTATTTCATGCAGGAATTGATCCTGGAACCCTATGCGGGCCTCGTCTTTGCCTTCACACCGGGTGAATCCACCTCACTTTCAGGTGCCCAGAACGGCGGCGTGTTTATCGGGATGCTGACTGTCGGTATTGCCGCCACCGGGTTCAAGATCGGTGCTTTGCGCAATTGGGTCATGGCGGGCTGTATGGGCTCTGCCGCTGCCCTCGCAGTCATCACCCTGCTTGGCCCGCTTGGTCCCGGCGCACCCTTGATCCCCGCGGTTGTGGGCCTTGGGTTCTTTAACGGCATGTTCGCCGTGGCTGCCATTGGGTCGATGATGGCACTGGCAGGTCAGGGGCGCGAACGGCGCGAAGGCACACGCATGGGCCTTTGGGGTGCCGCACAGGCCATCGCCGCAGGCTTTGGCGGGCTGGTAGGGGCCGCGATGGTTGATCTGATGCGCCTGTCATTCAGCGACACACAGGCCTTTGGTACTGTGTTCATATTTGAGGCCTTCCTCTTTATCGCAGCCACCTTGATGGCTGCCAAAATCATGGACCGGCGGATCGTGCCGGTCCACATGGTGCCAGGAGAATGA
- the chlG gene encoding chlorophyll synthase ChlG produces the protein MSVTSDLSTATRRWPEPRAALRLIKPVTWFPPMWAYLCGAVSSGASPAGQWMLVVLGVILAGPIVCGMSQAANDWCDRHVDAINEPDRPIPSGRIPGRWGLWIALAMSVLSLCVGWQLGTWGFVATCLGVAAAWAYSADPVRLKISGWWGPGLVGLSYETLPWITGAAVLSAGAPRVEVLLIALLYGLGAHGIMTLNDFKALEGDRQTGVNSLPVTLGPTRAARVACWIMLVPQLAVTAMLIAWDKPWHSLIIGALILAQVAAMRVLLRDPKGRAPWYNGTGIVLYISGMMVAAFALRGLT, from the coding sequence ATGAGTGTCACTTCTGATCTCTCCACCGCGACACGCCGCTGGCCAGAGCCGCGCGCGGCATTGCGGCTGATTAAGCCTGTCACGTGGTTTCCCCCGATGTGGGCCTACCTTTGTGGTGCCGTGTCTTCCGGCGCGTCCCCTGCCGGGCAATGGATGCTGGTGGTACTTGGCGTCATCTTGGCCGGGCCAATTGTGTGCGGCATGTCACAGGCCGCCAACGATTGGTGCGATCGCCACGTCGACGCCATCAACGAACCAGATCGCCCGATCCCTTCGGGACGCATTCCCGGTCGCTGGGGCCTTTGGATCGCCTTGGCGATGTCGGTGCTGTCGCTTTGTGTTGGGTGGCAGCTTGGCACTTGGGGTTTTGTCGCCACGTGCCTCGGTGTTGCTGCCGCCTGGGCCTATTCCGCCGACCCTGTACGCCTGAAAATCTCTGGCTGGTGGGGACCGGGCCTTGTGGGCCTGTCATATGAGACCTTGCCGTGGATCACCGGGGCCGCCGTGCTGTCCGCTGGTGCCCCCCGGGTCGAAGTCCTCCTGATCGCCCTTCTCTACGGGCTCGGCGCACATGGCATCATGACGTTGAACGATTTCAAGGCGCTGGAGGGCGACCGCCAGACCGGCGTCAATTCCCTGCCCGTTACACTTGGCCCCACGCGCGCCGCGCGTGTTGCCTGCTGGATCATGCTGGTGCCACAACTGGCCGTGACCGCCATGCTGATCGCCTGGGACAAGCCCTGGCACAGCCTGATCATTGGCGCGCTGATCCTTGCACAGGTCGCGGCGATGCGTGTTCTGCTGCGCGATCCGAAGGGCCGCGCGCCTTGGTACAACGGCACCGGCATCGTCCTTTACATCAGCGGCATGATGGTCGCCGCCTTTGCCCTGCGAGGTTTGACATGA
- a CDS encoding flavodoxin domain-containing protein has translation MSVLILFDTIEGHTAKIAAFAQNALAAVGQSVVMCNTSDQKVAPDFSDVTHVVLAAPVHERRHPETFEVVLNASSEELSARKTLLLSVSLNAAFADGLAEAQDYVDEMALRTGFSASDVMLVAGAVKTGSYDYFETQVVRHVLLSDRPYDPSDGEREFTYWDALTARLTRFAAS, from the coding sequence ATGTCTGTTCTGATTCTGTTTGATACGATTGAAGGCCACACAGCCAAAATCGCCGCATTTGCGCAAAACGCGCTGGCCGCGGTGGGGCAATCGGTCGTGATGTGCAACACATCTGACCAAAAAGTCGCGCCCGACTTTTCCGATGTGACCCACGTGGTACTGGCGGCCCCCGTGCATGAACGACGCCACCCCGAAACATTCGAAGTGGTGCTGAACGCCAGCAGCGAAGAGTTATCTGCACGCAAGACATTGCTGTTATCTGTCAGCCTGAATGCCGCCTTTGCCGATGGGCTGGCAGAGGCGCAGGACTATGTGGACGAAATGGCACTGCGCACCGGGTTCTCCGCGTCAGATGTGATGTTGGTCGCCGGGGCCGTGAAAACTGGCAGTTACGACTACTTTGAAACGCAGGTTGTGCGCCACGTTCTGCTTTCCGACAGGCCATATGATCCCAGTGATGGCGAGCGTGAATTCACTTACTGGGACGCGCTGACCGCGCGGCTGACCCGTTTTGCCGCCAGTTGA